A single region of the Flavobacteriales bacterium genome encodes:
- a CDS encoding gliding motility lipoprotein GldD: MSCGPESRPRPTGQLRIDLPAHTYAEAETRCPYTLEIPGYAHIRERSANDSLCWSDLVFPGQSATVHLTYKRLDGNLAQVLDEAIGLTYEHHIMADNIENETIVLPESQVYGTVSKVYGNVASHLQFYVTDSSEHFLRGALYFNAPPNMDSLAPVVDHLEKDLDHLLSSLRWKE; the protein is encoded by the coding sequence ATGTCCTGTGGCCCTGAATCACGTCCTCGACCTACTGGTCAACTACGGATCGACCTTCCAGCGCATACCTATGCAGAAGCGGAAACCCGATGTCCCTATACCTTGGAAATCCCTGGTTATGCTCACATCCGTGAGCGATCGGCCAATGATTCACTCTGCTGGAGCGATCTGGTCTTCCCTGGGCAATCAGCTACGGTACACCTGACCTACAAACGTCTGGATGGGAATCTAGCCCAAGTGCTTGATGAGGCCATCGGGCTGACCTATGAGCACCACATCATGGCAGACAACATTGAGAATGAGACCATTGTCCTCCCCGAGTCTCAAGTGTATGGTACGGTATCCAAAGTGTATGGTAATGTGGCCAGTCACCTTCAATTCTATGTGACGGATAGCTCAGAACACTTCCTGCGTGGAGCGCTCTACTTCAATGCGCCTCCTAATATGGATTCTTTGGCTCCTGTGGTCGACCATTTGGAGAAGGACCTCGACCATCTGCTTTCCTCTCTCAGGTGGAAAGAGTAA
- the gldE gene encoding gliding motility-associated protein GldE — protein sequence MIAIIIILILLACSALISGSEVAYFSLSPVQIKEVSESKVESDVKVDALLQHPERLLATILILNNLINIAIVVLSSVVVEGMVDFNVLGVFWTYFIQIGVVTFIILMAGEVLPKVYASTHNLSLARLMSTPLTGFAIVLKPLSRSLIQMGAMVKKRVKKDSEITVGHLEHAMEITKDENTRTDETRILEGIVKFGNIDVKQVMTPRVDTFALELNTDFEELLSLVVDKGFSRIPVFRESLDDVAGVLYLKDLIPFIKMRKLNWHKLVRPAYFVPESKKIDDLLNEFQESRRHLAIVVDEYGGTSGIITLEDVIEEIVGEITDEFDDDDLNYTKVDAQTYILEGKTPLVDMYRILEIEGDRFEESKGESDTLAGFIIEQAGKIPLKNERIDFEEFTFIIEAADRRKVRQVKVVMNEQVDEDE from the coding sequence ATGATTGCAATCATCATCATCTTGATACTTCTGGCCTGTTCTGCTCTTATCTCTGGATCTGAAGTTGCCTACTTCTCGTTGAGTCCGGTGCAGATAAAAGAGGTGTCTGAAAGCAAGGTAGAGTCTGACGTCAAGGTGGACGCTCTTTTGCAGCATCCCGAGCGGCTTCTTGCTACAATCCTCATTCTGAACAACCTGATCAACATCGCCATCGTAGTACTCTCATCGGTTGTGGTCGAAGGCATGGTGGACTTCAATGTACTCGGAGTCTTTTGGACCTATTTCATCCAGATCGGTGTGGTGACCTTCATCATTCTCATGGCGGGAGAGGTCCTGCCAAAAGTATATGCGAGTACACACAATCTGAGTCTAGCGCGCCTGATGAGTACCCCTCTCACGGGTTTTGCCATCGTTCTCAAGCCTCTTAGTCGAAGCTTGATCCAGATGGGGGCCATGGTCAAGAAGCGCGTCAAGAAGGATTCTGAGATAACGGTAGGTCATTTGGAGCACGCCATGGAGATCACCAAGGACGAGAACACACGTACTGACGAGACACGCATACTGGAGGGCATCGTGAAATTCGGGAATATAGATGTGAAGCAAGTGATGACACCGCGTGTTGACACCTTCGCACTGGAGCTGAATACCGATTTCGAGGAGTTGCTTTCGCTGGTAGTGGATAAGGGCTTCTCCAGAATCCCCGTCTTCAGGGAATCCTTGGATGATGTGGCCGGTGTGCTTTATCTCAAAGACCTCATCCCATTCATCAAGATGCGCAAGCTCAATTGGCACAAACTGGTCCGACCGGCCTATTTCGTCCCAGAGAGTAAAAAGATCGATGATCTGCTGAATGAGTTCCAAGAATCCCGAAGGCACCTTGCCATCGTGGTGGATGAATATGGGGGAACATCGGGCATCATCACCTTAGAGGACGTGATAGAAGAGATCGTAGGTGAGATCACGGATGAATTCGATGATGACGACCTCAACTATACCAAAGTGGATGCGCAGACCTATATACTCGAGGGAAAAACGCCCCTGGTAGACATGTACCGCATCCTTGAGATAGAAGGTGATCGATTTGAAGAGTCAAAGGGCGAATCAGATACTTTGGCCGGATTCATCATAGAACAGGCCGGTAAGATCCCCCTGAAGAACGAGCGTATCGATTTCGAGGAATTCACCTTCATTATCGAGGCGGCTGACCGAAGGAAGGTGCGCCAGGTCAAGGTGGTCATGAATGAACAAGTCGATGAAGATGAATAG